A genomic segment from Glycine max cultivar Williams 82 chromosome 1, Glycine_max_v4.0, whole genome shotgun sequence encodes:
- the LOC100798067 gene encoding UPF0098 protein TC_0109, which yields MASDGSEEFRLVSPAFSNEGKLPRNYTDEGQGAKKNISPPLEWYNLPEGTKTLALVVEDIDGSDSDGPIMPWTHWVVANIPATVKGLPEGFSGKAAEMGGDYATIKEGNNDLKKTGWNGPRLPTPGHRIQFRLYALDDELKLGNKVTKEKLLEETIEGHVLGEATLMAIF from the exons aTGGCTAGCGATGGCAGCGAAGAGTTTAGGCTAGTGTCACCGGCGTTCAGCAACGAGGGGAAGTTACCTCGGAACTACACTGACGAGGGCCAGGGTGCGAAAAAGAACATATCCCCTCCGTTGGAGTGGTACAACCTGCCGGAGGGGACCAAGACCCTCGCCCTCGTCGTGGAGGATATCGATGGATCCGATTCAGATGGGCCCATCATGCCATGGACCCACTGGGTCGTCGCAAACATCCCGGCCACGGTGAAGGGCCTGCCGGAGGGATTCTCCGGCAAGGCTGCCGAGATGGGCGGGGATTACGCGACGATCAAGGAGGGGAACAATGACCTGAAGAAGACCGGTTGGAATGGGCCCAGGCTGCCCACGCCTGGCCACAGGATTCAGTTTAGGCTCTATGCTTTGGATGATGAGCTCAAGCTTGGTAATAAG GTGACGAAGGAGAAGTTGTTGGAAGAAACCATTGAAGGACATGTGCTAGGAGAAGCGACCTTGATGGCTATATTCTGA